The genomic interval AGTACAAATTTTGTGAATTTGAGAACATAAAGTttgaactttttatttttatttgtgaaaatttggataaaatttagTGTAAAATCATATTGAATTTGCTCGATAAAATTttttgatttaaatttgtgtgaacTCAGATAAAATTTTCCATTTTGCTAAAAGCATCAGAAGTTTcgaattcttttaaaaaaatgttttgcatattttatatatttCTTTTACACAATTACATATATTTATCCTTTCATTGAAATTTTTATCTGTCCATTTGGCTAAATTAAATCCGGAAAACCTCTCCTCTGGGCGGCGACCTTATCCTTTTGCTTACCAAAAATTTCGACGCGATTTGGTAGAGTGCAACTCTCAAGACCATTTGCTCAAATTCTTGCAGCAATGAGCATTTTATTCATTACTTCACAATTCAAATAGGCACAAAATTTTTCACAAGGGACGCTTCTTCGTTACAATCCCCACCACCCTCACCTCCTCTCGTTGGTCCATGGGTCCTCGTCTAGTTCAAGAAACTTGTTAACCCAGTCCAACCCATATGTCCCCTCGGTTGAGAAATTGAAGAACTCGTTCACGTCTAAACCCATGTCCGAGTTACCATTTTCTTTGGTGGCTTCTCTGTCCACATCGGGAGCGCCCAAGGGCTTCGGAGGCGAACTCTGTTGTGCCGTCGAAGTTTCTACTGTTTTCTCCTTTTGATTCACTTTCTTGCTCAAATGAGAATTCCAGTAGTTCTTGATTTCATTGTCCGTCCGTCCTGGAAGCCTCCCCGCAATCAGTGACCACCTGCAAATTCAAAAGAAACGCACAAGAAGACTAGGTCTTTAATTAATTAGCACCCCATTGCTCGAGAATCCACATGTGCAAGCATGAACAGAGCTGTTGATGTTTTTTTGTTCTGTGCATGAAGAGATAAGAACTGACCTGTTTCCAAGAAGCCCGTGAAGCCTGAGTATCAAGTCCTCCTCTTCGTCAGAAATGTTGCCTCTCTTGATGTTTGGTCTGAGATAGTTGAGCCATCTCAGCCTGCAACTCTTCCCACACCTGTTCAAACCTGCGGCAGCGAAACGCCAATTCAACCCAATAACCAATGCAGTTTAAAGTCTGTAAATTCAAGttttaggtaaaaaaaaaatgtgaaaccTGCTTTAGCTGCCACTGCTTTCCACTTTTTGGCACCATGAGTATCTATGCACCGAGCTAGCTTTGAGTCCTCCTCTGCTGTCCATGCTCCTTTGTTCAACACCCTCTTAGAGGATCCCTCATTCTTTGGGGCCATTTTGGAATTTTAAGAAAGAAACTatataatgagagagagagagagagatggtgtgGGTCGTAGAGGATAGAGTGGTGGAAGAGTGTGGTGAGTGttgagggggagagagagatggTCTGGGTCGTAGTGGGTAGAGTGGTGAGAGAGAGTGTGGTGAGTGTTGGGGGGCGGGGGGAgggggcagagagagagagagagagagagagagagagagagagagggtctaAAAAACAGGGGAGAGGAGGGGAGGGAAGGGGATGGGTGTTGTTGATTGGCCTGGGGAAATTTGGGGTCAGACCCTCACCCATCTACCCTTCCTGGGGATTGGACAAATAGATCTCCCAACTACCTGCTCCACAGTTGGCCCAAGAAAGGAAAGTATGATAAATTTGGGAACGCAGTTGTCGCTCTCAACCTTTATAAGTCGgagaagaaattttagttttggaaattaatttattctttttcctaaatttttaaaattttatttattttgagttttagaatatttgtatgaaataaataaataaatagcagTAATTGCTCGTGAAAATagttatatttcatttttttattctttaaataattacaaaaaattttagcttattttctaatttgttaaaatttatttagaaaagttataaaaaaatatatttttattaatttttagatttttgatttcttactTTACACGTGAGTAAGAAATTTAGCTGTTGGACTTTGATTTGATTGGATATTGGGTTTCTTCGCCCATGcgtgtgtatgagagagagagagagagagagagagagagagattttttgtaattttttattagtTGTATGTGTGGAGGAGCGACTGCCAACGAGTTTGACAACATTTGCGCTCACGCGACGCGGGGAAGTAAGCTGTGCTTGCTCAATTCATGTCCTTCGCTTGGACCATCCAATCAGACGTCGACACGTGAGCGAAATCCAACCCGTTGCTGCTAGGCCCGTGACGTGTCGGTCTGTCGTTGGTTTGCTTAAATTTGGCGGAAAAAAAATCAGTGTCTCCTCCTCCGgtactccaaaaaaaaaaacaagtggcAACAGCATCGTTTTCCCTCCGCTTAATTTTCTTACAATCAGATGCGAAGATGACGGCTCAAAAATTCAATTAAGTAGGTATGACGGGCGAATAAGAAATGCATTCAATTATATTTCTCTCTTCAGAAAATAATTCTACTTATGACATTTACAATGATACTTTAGGAACTTGCAAAATTATAGTAAATTACAAAAGTAAATGGCATAAAATGAATCACATAGTTTAGGGCTTTTTTGGTTTTACAAATATTGTAGAAATGAAAAATCAGTGgacttttttgtaattttttttttaaaattaaaataaaataaaaattaatttttaaaattacgaACCCTTAGAGTTGTAGGTTGGAATATGGAGATTTATTGTCATGAAATCGAATTTTGTTTCCCGTATTCAATCTTTAGCCTCCAAATTTCGATAGCCCATTCTATGGTCAGCTACACATTAAAACCAGAAAAGTTGATGAATATTATACAAGTAGGAGAAAAACCCTCCTCAAGCACATTCACACATATAGCTCTAACAAGAACCTACTTAACTTAAGTGAAGTGGAATGCATTAGCCTTGATATCTTTTATGGACTTAAAACCAGAACTGTGTGAGGGTTCTAAATCATTAACCATATGGAGGCTATTCTTTAGAATATGGTCATATTCTTAAGAATTGATTGTGTTGTGAAAAACGAATTACTCAACGGAATATATATttaggatcaaacacacaatgcctCACTTAATGATGAATATACGAAACAATccacaaaaacaacaacaaatatgtGAAAGCAATAACAAACACAATACACAAGAagttacgtggttcgacaatgtctACATTTATCTACGGGAGCAAACGACAAAGATTCACTATCTTCTCATCCAAAATACATGAACATTAATACATCAAGCCTCTACCAAATACATTACAAATAACATATAAATAAAGTTTTCGAAGattttccctccaaataccccaaccatattaacgttcacttattcaaatttgaaatctCTGTTGGGTTCCCTGatccaaaccgtcaacagtttcaaACAGAATGAAAATTCATTCAAAAACTACtctaaaccatcgacggtttatcCTGCTGCcttgattttttttatactttCCCTTTACACATGCTTTCCACTCAGTATGTGAGTCacatatcataacatattgtTTACGCAAAAATGAGTTGTCactataaaacaaataaataatgtAAAAAATTTACAATGATTCGTAATAAAGAATAGAGAAAAATACTCAGTTTTAAGTTTTACTATATAAAAATGTTTATTTTGTTTCCTATTACATATTTAACAGAACAACACAAGCCTTAACATAAATTATTATATCATAAATTTTTCATCATAttcttattattaaaaaatatattattattttccataATCATAATGGGCCACTATAGAAATAAAAGAGTGACGGGCACATGGATCTATCTGTCCCTCTCTTCCACTCATCTTCTACTGTAAAAACCTATAATGTTGCAAGTTGTTACTAAGAACATTTTTCCTTGACATATAAGTTTACAGTCTTTTcgataattatttttatttttttattttatttttatatagtgAACAAACAAATTACAACAATGAGTTTATTTATGTtgtaatattttgttttcattatcaatttttatttttttttcaaaaaaaaggaATAAGTTTTGTGATTTATTGCCGTTCTGACACCATGAGGTGTGAATTAAACAActcattttatacataattttaattaaaagtaaaattaaataaCTATGTGTTTTCAGtataattgaaatacaatatccctaaattttattttaaaaaaatgaaaaactaataaaTTCAATTAATAGTAATTTTACTACTTTTAATTTTCATGTACAGTAAGTTTTTTCTTATAATATGAAAAGGTGAATTTTGAAAGGTAATAATTAActagaataatcataataatctttatttttattattataataataattttaatttgcatttttaaatttttattttctaaataaaaaataaatatttattcaatctaattatattaattttataaatattatttaatgaattttatttaaaattttaaaatttttaatttagcaCTAATATTTTAGAGGTTGTGAGATGGGTGAGTAGGTGAGATGATGGATGATGTTGCGCCCTAAACTTGGGAGCAAGATGCATGCAGGTCGTAAATGTTAAGCACGTGGTGTGTTTCCTCCAATCAGAAATTTTCTATTACCGTTTTTAGTAATTAAAAAATTtttggggcaaaaaaaaaaaaaagaaagaaacaaaaaaggcAGATGCGATGAGATCGTGTGGGCCCACCTTCTGTAAAGTCATTTCCAAATCACTAACGTCATCCATTGCCATTCAACGCTTCCACCCACTCCTTTTCCATTGGCCACTACCCcactttttcaaaaattatatatataaaattaatgatATTTGGAAGGTTCATCAACTTTAGTAGATGAACCATTTCCTAATTTTTACCATGAGACTTACTACAAataacgttttttttttttttttttttttttaaaataattaaaatataggCAAGTCAGTGTAAAATATGATTatgaatttattaatttaaatattttgattaaGTTAGTGTTCATCTCGTATATAGAACTTGTTCACGAGAATCTTTTGATGCTAACAGTTGTTAAGTGATTAATTATGTGATTAAGGCGAGTAAGAGTTCTAAATCAGTTAGATGAATTAGGGTCAAAATTAAGAGATAAAGTCAAGTCAAAAGTCACAAGAAATACAATTGAAACTGCG from Malania oleifera isolate guangnan ecotype guangnan chromosome 9, ASM2987363v1, whole genome shotgun sequence carries:
- the LOC131164789 gene encoding transcription factor MYB3-like; the encoded protein is MAPKNEGSSKRVLNKGAWTAEEDSKLARCIDTHGAKKWKAVAAKAGLNRCGKSCRLRWLNYLRPNIKRGNISDEEEDLILRLHGLLGNRWSLIAGRLPGRTDNEIKNYWNSHLSKKVNQKEKTVETSTAQQSSPPKPLGAPDVDREATKENGNSDMGLDVNEFFNFSTEGTYGLDWVNKFLELDEDPWTNERR